In Pseudoalteromonas sp. NC201, a single window of DNA contains:
- a CDS encoding sensor histidine kinase, whose protein sequence is MSEYNDYKKAYLRERRARDEVESLLEEKTRALYLANQTLERQLAQLKNQQAVLINNERMATLGTLSAGVAHELNNPLAYVAGNLESLNYYISPILQLLETVKLLEQNELRGDQLEARLIDIYLRQRIDEITNDLPDLVHDTLHGCERIKTIVNDLMNFSRSNNDSFGRASLKSIVEDTLRLLHGQLKGYELTVAVEDVPTIYCKEGALKQAIINLLVNAKYAVDMSHKSHKSIEVLLAPGNDQDIILSVSDNGIGIDADVLPRLFDPFFTTKPVGEGTGMGLAITHAIVKEHKGKIDVQSQEGVGSQFTISFPLEQ, encoded by the coding sequence ATGTCTGAATATAACGACTATAAAAAGGCGTATCTAAGAGAGCGTCGTGCACGTGATGAAGTCGAGTCATTACTTGAAGAGAAAACGCGAGCGTTATATCTAGCCAATCAAACACTTGAACGTCAATTAGCGCAACTTAAGAATCAACAAGCCGTATTAATAAACAACGAACGTATGGCGACGTTAGGGACACTATCAGCAGGCGTTGCGCATGAATTAAATAACCCGTTGGCATATGTGGCAGGTAACCTAGAGTCACTTAATTACTATATCTCGCCCATATTACAATTGCTTGAGACAGTAAAATTACTTGAGCAAAATGAATTGAGAGGAGATCAATTGGAAGCTCGCCTTATTGATATATATTTAAGGCAACGTATTGACGAAATTACGAATGATTTGCCAGATCTCGTTCACGATACGCTGCACGGCTGCGAGCGAATTAAAACCATAGTAAACGATTTAATGAATTTCTCCCGCTCCAATAATGATAGTTTCGGTAGGGCGTCTCTAAAGTCTATTGTTGAAGACACGCTTCGCTTACTCCATGGTCAACTTAAGGGATACGAGCTGACCGTCGCGGTCGAAGATGTGCCAACTATCTATTGCAAGGAGGGAGCGCTAAAACAAGCGATCATCAATCTTTTGGTGAATGCTAAATATGCGGTAGACATGAGCCATAAATCGCATAAATCAATAGAAGTGTTACTCGCACCGGGTAACGATCAAGATATTATCTTAAGTGTTAGCGACAACGGAATTGGAATTGATGCTGATGTGCTTCCTAGATTGTTCGATCCTTTTTTTACGACTAAGCCTGTCGGTGAAGGTACGGGCATGGGACTTGCCATTACTCATGCGATTGTAAAAG